A genomic stretch from Komagataeibacter xylinus includes:
- the ettA gene encoding energy-dependent translational throttle protein EttA — protein MAATQYVYVMKDLTKAYPGGREVFKGITLSFLPGVKIGVLGVNGAGKSTLLKIMAGVEKEFGGEAWAAEGARVGYLEQEPKLDESLTVGENVALGFGELKKAVDRFNEISMKFAEPMSDDEMNTLLAEQAELQEVIDAGDGWELDRKLEIALEALRCPPADSPVEKLSGGERRRVALCRLLLEKPDLLLLDEPTNHLDAESVSWLEKTLRDYEGTVMVITHDRYFLDNVTNWILELERGRGYPFEGNYSSWLTQKRKRLAQEEKEESARQRALAAEQEWIGSSPKARQAKSKSRIARYEEMLAQNNEKANGVADIVIPPGPRLGSTVIEAEDLRKGFGNRLLIDDLNFKLPPGGIVGVIGPNGAGKSTLFKMIMGQETPDSGKLTIGDTVKLGYVDQSRFSLDDDKTVWEEISGGTDVIYLGKRAVPSRAYVGAFNFKGADQQKKVGVLSGGERNRVHLAKMLRQESNVILLDEPTNDLDVDTLRALEDALAEFAGCAVIISHDRWFLDRLATHILAFEGDSHVEWFEGNFQAYEEDKRRRLGPDATEPSRIKYRPIER, from the coding sequence ATGGCCGCCACGCAATATGTCTATGTGATGAAGGACCTGACCAAGGCGTATCCGGGTGGGCGTGAGGTCTTCAAGGGCATCACCCTGTCCTTCCTGCCCGGCGTCAAGATTGGCGTGCTTGGCGTCAACGGTGCCGGTAAATCGACGCTGCTCAAGATCATGGCCGGCGTGGAAAAGGAATTCGGCGGCGAGGCATGGGCGGCCGAGGGCGCGCGCGTGGGCTATCTCGAGCAGGAACCCAAGCTCGACGAGAGCCTGACGGTTGGCGAGAACGTGGCGCTGGGCTTTGGCGAGCTGAAAAAGGCCGTGGACCGCTTCAACGAGATCTCGATGAAGTTCGCCGAGCCCATGTCCGATGATGAAATGAACACCCTGCTGGCCGAACAGGCCGAACTGCAGGAAGTGATCGACGCCGGCGATGGCTGGGAACTCGACCGCAAGCTCGAGATTGCACTCGAGGCCCTGCGCTGCCCGCCCGCTGACAGCCCCGTGGAAAAGCTTTCCGGTGGTGAGCGCCGCCGCGTGGCGCTGTGCCGCCTGCTGCTTGAAAAGCCCGACCTGCTGCTGCTCGATGAGCCGACCAACCACCTTGATGCCGAGAGCGTATCGTGGCTGGAAAAGACGCTGCGTGACTACGAAGGCACCGTGATGGTCATTACCCATGACCGTTACTTCCTCGATAACGTCACCAACTGGATTTTGGAACTCGAGCGTGGCCGTGGCTATCCGTTCGAGGGCAACTATTCCTCCTGGCTGACCCAGAAGCGCAAGCGCCTGGCGCAGGAGGAAAAGGAAGAGAGCGCACGCCAGCGCGCCCTTGCCGCCGAGCAGGAATGGATCGGCTCCTCGCCCAAGGCCCGTCAGGCCAAGAGCAAGTCGCGTATCGCGCGTTATGAGGAAATGCTGGCCCAGAACAACGAGAAGGCGAATGGCGTTGCCGATATCGTCATTCCGCCCGGGCCCCGCCTTGGCAGCACGGTGATCGAGGCCGAGGACCTGCGCAAGGGCTTTGGCAACCGCCTGCTGATCGATGACCTGAACTTCAAGCTGCCGCCGGGCGGCATCGTGGGCGTGATCGGGCCGAATGGCGCGGGTAAATCCACCCTGTTCAAGATGATCATGGGGCAGGAAACGCCTGATAGCGGCAAGCTGACCATTGGTGACACGGTCAAGCTCGGCTATGTGGACCAGTCGCGCTTCAGCCTCGATGACGACAAGACCGTGTGGGAGGAAATCTCCGGCGGGACCGACGTGATCTACCTTGGCAAGCGCGCCGTGCCGTCGCGCGCTTATGTCGGCGCCTTCAACTTCAAGGGCGCGGACCAGCAGAAGAAGGTGGGCGTGCTCTCGGGTGGTGAGCGCAACCGTGTGCACCTTGCCAAGATGCTGCGGCAGGAAAGCAACGTGATCCTGCTCGATGAGCCGACCAACGACCTTGATGTCGATACGCTGCGCGCGCTGGAGGATGCCCTGGCCGAATTCGCGGGCTGTGCGGTCATCATCAGCCATGACCGCTGGTTCCTTGACCGTCTGGCCACCCACATCCTCGCCTTTGAGGGCGACAGCCACGTGGAATGGTTCGAGGGTAACTTCCAGGCCTATGAGGAAGACAAGCGCCGCCGCCTTGGCCCGGATGCGACCGAGCCGAGCCGCATCAAGTACCGCCCCATCGAGCGCTGA